TTCATCACAAGATTAGCACGTGGCTTTCCCTCATTCACTATCTGCACGAGCCTATTCTTCGAATCATGATGGTGCCATTTTCAAACTAAACTTTGAAACTTCAACTAATCTTTAAAATCTGACAGAAGCAACAAACCTTTTAATGATGGCAATGAAAACCACGACAGATTGATAGCCAGATCACGAACAGTATTATACAGACAACTGCGTCAATGGCAAGAACAATCCGTATTTGACGCCAATACTTCTTTCGAATGCTTTGAGAGCCTGATCTAATCCTCATAGAACCTAAATCCTTCTGTAGTGAGACCGAGGAACCTACCCCACCTTGATTATGAGAATTCAGACTGTCCAAATCAACCTTGACGACTCTATCAGTAGATCTTCGGTTCTCCTCCAACTCAATGTCTCTTATTGCAACCACACTATCCTTTGCCTTCTTCTTATCTTGCTTGCTAGATTTTCCCAACAAAGGGGATTTTGTAGAACTACCAGGTTCAATTTGTCCGTTTACATTACTTGGTAATGGAGACAGACCTACATGAAGTGATGAGGGTGTTTCACCAGTCCA
The genomic region above belongs to Carya illinoinensis cultivar Pawnee chromosome 4, C.illinoinensisPawnee_v1, whole genome shotgun sequence and contains:
- the LOC122308221 gene encoding phytolongin Phyl1.1-like codes for the protein MDKIQNTVYYCCVSRGNRVLYTYSGGDHEVENLAVLCLEKTPPFHRWYFETMCKRTFGFFMEDGYVYFTIVDESLGNSGVLRFLERVRDEFKKVARKGSRGSFSRMSSIGSQEQLVPIIRRLITALENVSHGGSDWTGETPSSLHVGLSPLPSNVNGQIEPGSSTKSPLLGKSSKQDKKKAKDSVVAIRDIELEENRRSTDRVVKVDLDSLNSHNQGGVGSSVSLQKDLGSMRIRSGSQSIRKKYWRQIRIVLAIDAVVCIILFVIWLSICRGFHCHH